A single genomic interval of Bernardetia sp. harbors:
- a CDS encoding efflux RND transporter periplasmic adaptor subunit produces MKNKILLSVVAAIILLGAGYGLNQWFASMQKDPPKRVSKPQKTAVRIQEANPTIIQAEIVTFGRVESEQPVDIVAEVSGKIRESVNLQVGQSVRRGQVLFTLGREPFELGLQSQKSNFMREVAMILPDMKIDYPNRYEMWKSYFASLEVDKPLPKLPSYESEKEKTFLATKGILTSYYNIKAQEATLSKYVVIAPFSGSISEVYLQNGSVAPPNGKVLRLVQNSQLELKVPVETRDIQWIKTGTEVEVSTEDETQQWTGRIARVGDIVNPATQSLDVYVKIQKGKNPIYAGMYLKAKMQGGTIQNAIEVPRRAVFNENEVYTVKNDSVLSLKKVQIKKANKETLIISGIEEGEKVVIEPLINAYNEMIVKVLNSESKAEKAEKAEKTLSAN; encoded by the coding sequence ATGAAAAATAAAATTTTACTTTCTGTTGTTGCTGCAATTATTCTTTTAGGTGCTGGCTATGGACTCAATCAGTGGTTTGCCAGTATGCAAAAAGACCCACCAAAAAGAGTTTCCAAACCTCAAAAAACAGCTGTTCGAATCCAAGAGGCAAATCCTACTATTATTCAAGCTGAAATTGTTACTTTTGGTAGAGTAGAATCCGAACAACCTGTTGATATCGTAGCCGAAGTTTCAGGGAAAATTCGTGAGAGTGTCAATCTACAAGTGGGACAGTCGGTTAGAAGAGGACAAGTCTTGTTTACGCTCGGAAGAGAACCTTTTGAACTTGGACTTCAATCACAAAAAAGTAATTTTATGAGAGAAGTAGCGATGATTCTCCCAGATATGAAGATTGATTATCCTAATCGTTATGAAATGTGGAAGAGCTATTTTGCTAGTTTGGAAGTCGATAAACCATTACCAAAACTTCCTAGTTACGAATCAGAAAAAGAAAAAACATTTTTAGCTACAAAAGGAATCTTGACAAGTTACTACAACATAAAAGCACAAGAAGCTACACTAAGCAAATACGTTGTAATCGCTCCTTTTTCTGGGTCAATTAGTGAGGTGTACTTGCAAAATGGTTCGGTTGCTCCTCCGAATGGGAAGGTGTTGCGTTTGGTGCAGAATAGCCAGTTAGAGCTTAAAGTTCCTGTCGAAACAAGAGATATTCAATGGATAAAAACAGGAACAGAAGTAGAAGTAAGTACAGAAGATGAAACTCAACAATGGACAGGACGAATTGCAAGAGTGGGTGATATTGTCAATCCAGCCACACAGTCTTTAGATGTTTATGTCAAGATTCAAAAAGGCAAAAACCCTATTTATGCAGGAATGTATTTGAAAGCCAAAATGCAAGGAGGAACAATTCAGAATGCTATTGAAGTGCCTAGAAGAGCTGTTTTTAATGAAAATGAAGTTTATACTGTCAAGAATGATTCTGTTTTGAGTCTAAAAAAGGTTCAAATAAAAAAGGCAAACAAAGAAACTCTCATTATTTCTGGAATTGAAGAAGGAGAAAAAGTAGTTATTGAGCCTTTGATAAATGCTTATAATGAAATGATAGTGAAAGTATTAAATTCAGAAAGCAAAGCAGAAAAAGCAGAAAAAGCAGAAAAAACATTATCAGCCAATTAA
- a CDS encoding metallophosphoesterase family protein, whose protein sequence is MKIGIISDTHSYLDPKVKTYFKDCDQLWHAGDIGSEEVADELEDFKPTVFVYGNIDNQKMRVRYPKNQIFECGGLKVFMTHIGGYPPNYKPEIKKQLDEIKPNIFVCGHSHILKIMPDHKRKLIHFNSGAAGKHGFHHIRTLIRLEINNAKITNVEVIELGKRSTL, encoded by the coding sequence ATGAAAATTGGAATTATCTCAGACACACATTCGTATTTAGACCCAAAAGTAAAAACTTACTTCAAAGATTGCGACCAACTTTGGCACGCTGGAGATATTGGAAGTGAAGAAGTAGCAGATGAGTTAGAAGATTTCAAACCTACTGTTTTTGTCTATGGAAATATTGACAATCAAAAAATGAGAGTTCGTTATCCTAAAAATCAGATTTTTGAGTGTGGAGGTTTGAAAGTCTTTATGACACATATTGGAGGTTATCCACCCAATTACAAACCAGAAATTAAAAAGCAGTTAGATGAAATCAAACCAAATATTTTTGTCTGTGGACATTCACACATTTTGAAGATAATGCCAGACCATAAGCGAAAACTGATTCATTTTAATTCTGGAGCAGCAGGAAAGCACGGTTTTCACCACATCAGAACGCTCATACGTTTAGAAATAAATAATGCTAAAATCACAAATGTAGAAGTAATAGAATTAGGAAAAAGATCTACATTGTAG
- a CDS encoding phospho-sugar mutase, with protein sequence MLETTIQEKVNHWLEGNYDNETKEAIKKLSETDLADAFYKDLEFGTGGLRGLMGVGTNRMNRYTVGAATQGLANYLKKSFPNKKEIKVAIAYDSRNNSPEFAQIVADIFSANGIKVFLFTELRPTPELSFAIRHLGCQSGVVLTASHNPKEYNGYKAYWEDGGQVVAPHDKNIIEEVQAIKNIEEINFEANTDLIQKIDKEVDTPYVAQLINSLADEKTKEVIKRQSDLSIVYTPIHGTGITLVPKVLKELGFTNVHTVEEQNASDGNFPTVVYPNPEEAEAMTLALKKAKEVNADVVMATDPDADRVGIAVKNTEGEYVLMNGNQTFALLAAYNLEAWKNADKLDGNQMVIKTIVTTELIREIAEKYGVNIYDTLTGFKHIAALIEKKKQENSNEEFILGGEESYGYLIGDEVRDKDGVASCASIALLAAYAKDQGFSLFEWLIEIYKEYGFYLEELVSITKKGQQGAQQIQEMMKTFRENPPKTLAGSNLLKVYDYQNQTVLDVQTGTYKAMETDLPTSNVLAFYTEDGSKISMRPSGTEPKIKFYFSVKDELHNKEDYDKVKQSLQDKIQSQIADLGVK encoded by the coding sequence ATGTTAGAAACAACAATCCAAGAAAAAGTCAATCATTGGCTAGAAGGAAACTACGACAACGAAACAAAAGAAGCTATCAAAAAGCTCTCAGAAACTGACCTTGCAGATGCTTTTTATAAAGATTTAGAGTTTGGCACAGGTGGGCTGCGTGGACTTATGGGAGTAGGCACAAACCGAATGAATCGTTATACAGTCGGTGCAGCCACTCAAGGACTTGCCAATTACCTAAAAAAGTCATTTCCAAATAAAAAGGAAATAAAAGTAGCCATTGCCTACGATAGTCGTAACAACTCGCCAGAATTTGCACAGATTGTAGCTGATATTTTTTCAGCCAACGGAATAAAAGTATTTTTATTTACAGAACTTCGTCCTACACCAGAACTTTCTTTTGCTATTCGTCATTTGGGTTGCCAAAGTGGTGTGGTCTTGACAGCTTCACATAATCCGAAGGAATACAATGGTTATAAAGCCTACTGGGAAGATGGGGGACAGGTAGTTGCGCCTCACGATAAAAATATTATCGAAGAAGTACAGGCGATAAAAAATATAGAAGAAATAAATTTTGAAGCAAATACTGACCTTATTCAAAAAATAGACAAGGAGGTAGATACGCCTTACGTTGCACAACTTATAAATTCGTTAGCAGATGAGAAAACAAAAGAAGTCATCAAAAGACAAAGCGACCTTTCTATCGTCTATACACCGATTCATGGAACAGGAATTACGCTTGTGCCAAAGGTTTTGAAAGAATTAGGCTTTACTAATGTTCATACTGTAGAAGAACAGAATGCTTCAGACGGAAACTTTCCAACAGTTGTTTATCCCAATCCAGAGGAAGCCGAAGCGATGACATTAGCTCTCAAAAAAGCAAAAGAAGTGAATGCTGATGTGGTAATGGCTACCGACCCAGATGCTGACCGTGTGGGAATTGCAGTCAAGAATACAGAAGGAGAGTATGTTTTGATGAATGGAAATCAGACTTTTGCACTTTTGGCAGCCTATAATTTAGAAGCGTGGAAAAATGCTGATAAGTTAGATGGAAATCAAATGGTTATCAAAACTATCGTAACGACCGAACTTATCAGAGAAATAGCAGAAAAGTATGGTGTCAATATTTATGATACGCTCACAGGCTTCAAACATATTGCAGCACTGATAGAAAAGAAAAAACAAGAAAACTCTAACGAAGAGTTTATTTTGGGAGGAGAAGAAAGTTATGGTTACTTGATTGGTGATGAGGTGCGTGATAAAGATGGTGTGGCTTCGTGTGCAAGTATTGCACTTTTGGCTGCTTATGCAAAAGACCAAGGCTTCTCACTTTTTGAGTGGCTGATTGAGATTTATAAGGAATATGGCTTTTATTTAGAAGAATTAGTTTCCATTACCAAAAAAGGACAGCAGGGAGCGCAGCAGATTCAAGAGATGATGAAAACGTTTAGAGAAAATCCTCCAAAGACCTTAGCAGGAAGTAATCTTTTGAAAGTCTATGATTACCAAAACCAAACTGTTTTAGACGTACAGACAGGAACATATAAAGCAATGGAAACAGACTTGCCAACTTCCAACGTTTTGGCTTTCTATACAGAAGATGGTAGCAAGATAAGTATGCGCCCGTCTGGAACAGAACCAAAAATTAAGTTTTATTTTTCTGTAAAAGATGAACTCCACAACAAAGAAGATTACGACAAAGTAAAACAGTCGTTACAAGACAAAATTCAATCACAAATTGCTGATTTGGGAGTTAAATAA